A genome region from Camelina sativa cultivar DH55 chromosome 10, Cs, whole genome shotgun sequence includes the following:
- the LOC104717650 gene encoding plant intracellular Ras-group-related LRR protein 8-like yields MMGYEQMNQMTMTTTAMMKNYNKRGLNNNTPQKKIMTRRSVSAIDGGAAAAAAEKGDRSQNLKTLDLSGMSLASLSASSINLASISQLDLSNNNIQKIPESLVARMLNLSALDLHSNQLKTLPNSIGCLSKLKFLNVSGNYLQFLPKTIEDCRSLEELNANFNELTRLPDAIGFELTNLIKLSVNSNKIIQLPQSVSHLTSLRVLDARLNRLGSLPEDLENLVNLQVLNVSQNFQYLTTLPYSVGLLISLVELDVSYNGITVLPHSLGCLRRIQKLSVQGNPLISPPFEVVEQGLEALKQYMSEKMTESYKKTPTKKKSWGIGKLVKYGLSSSPGRRTGRGDERQGFINVSDYRQIDGIASPRHMSLFNPRRLLSPLSAYFSPPRY; encoded by the exons ATGATGGGTTACGAGCAGATGAATCAGATGACAATGACGACAACGGCGATGATGAAGAATTACAATAAGAGGGGACTAAACAATAACACTCCACAGAAGAAAATAATGACGAGGAGAAGTGTGTCGGCCATTGACGGTGGTGCAGCTGCGGCGGCGGCTGAGAAAGGAGATCGCAGCCAGAATCTCAAGACTCTCGATCTTAGCGGCATGTCCCTGGCTTCTCTCTCTGCCTCTTCTATCAACTTAGCGTCAATCTCCCAACTCGATCTTTCCAACAACAATATTCAG AAAATTCCGGAATCTCTAGTAGCAAGAATGTTAAATTTGTCAGCATTGGATTTACACTCCAATCAGCTCAAAACTCTTCCCAACTCCATCGGATGTCTTTCCAAGCTTAAGTTTCTTAATGTCTCCGGAAATTATCTCCAGTTTCTCCCAAAAACTATCGAAGATTGCCG ATCGCTGGAAGAGCTGAACGCCAACTTCAACGAGCTGACGAGGCTCCCAGACGCGATAGGGTTCGAGCTAACCAATCTGATCAAGCTCTCCGTCAACTCGAACAAGATCATCCAGTTACCACAATCCGTTAGCCACTTGACGTCGCTGCGTGTGCTTGACGCACGGCTAAACCGACTTGGTTCTCTCCCTGAGGATCTAGAGAACCTCGTGAACCTTCAGGTCCTTAATGTCAGCCAGAACTTCCAGTACTTGACGACGTTGCCTTACTCCGTCGGGTTGTTGATATCTCTCGTGGAGCTTGACGTCAGTTACAACGGAATTACAGTTTTACCACACTCCCTCGGTTGTCTCCGTCGCATTCAGAAGCTCTCCGTCCAGGGTAATCCCCTCATCTCCCCACCTTTTGAAGTG GTGGAACAAGGATTGGAAGCATTGAAGCAGTACATGAGCGAGAAGATGACCGAGTCTTATAAGAAAACTCCGACCAAGAAAAAGTCGTGGGGAATTGGTAAGCTCGTCAAGTACGGATTGAGCTCTTCTCCGGGGAGGAGAACTGGCCGTGGAGACGAGAGGCAAGGCTTCATCAACGTCTCTGATTACCGTCAAATAGACGGAATCGCCTCCCCGCGACACATGTCCCTCTTCAACCCGCGACGCCTCTTGTCTCCACTCTCCGCTTATTTCTCTCCTCCAAGGTATTAG
- the LOC104717647 gene encoding 60S ribosomal protein L18a-like protein, whose translation MGETVKESGDASSELVKSIGDKHASLVRPAAKYYSALKDAMVCGKGRYTLVKDVDEVESGAYYDKPLPCFGCGIGWFSFLLGFLFPFLWYYATFLYFGNYYRKDPRERAGLAASAITAMGFSLLLLVILVFRWF comes from the exons ATGGGGGAAA CTGTTAAAGAGAGTGGAGATGCAAGTTCAGAGCTGGTAAAATCCATTGGTGATAAGCATGCCAGTCTAGTCAGACCAGCTGCTAAATATTACTCTGCTCTTAAAG ATGCTATGGTTTGTGGGAAAGGAAGATATACACTTGTAAAAGATGTGGACGAGGTAGAAAGTGGAGCTTATTATGACAAACCTCTTCCTTGCTTTGGTTGTGGCATCGGATGGTTCTC CTTTCTCCTGGGGTTTTTGTTCCCTTTCTTGTGGTACTACGCGACATTTCTCTATTTCGGAAACTACTACCGCAAGGATCCTAGAGAAAGAGCTGGCCTTGCTGCTTCCGCAATCACT GCGATGGGATTCTCCCTCTTGCTACTGGTGATTCTTGTTTTCAGGTGGTTCTAA
- the LOC104717649 gene encoding uncharacterized protein C12orf73 homolog yields MNKFGGKKPTGTPSLAMSTVVVVASLLAGASVVHNIYKPDLSLPQIESDEGDKKEESGNKG; encoded by the exons ATGAATAAGTTTGGCGGGAAGAAGCCGACGGGAACACCGTCGCTAGCGATGTCAACCGTCGTCGTTGTAGCCTCTCTGCTCGCTGGAGCCTCCGTCGTTCACAATATATACAAACCTGATCTT AGTTTACCTCAGATCGAAAGCGATGAAGGAGATAAGAAGGAGGAGTCTGGAAACAAAGGTTAA